A DNA window from Mya arenaria isolate MELC-2E11 chromosome 17, ASM2691426v1 contains the following coding sequences:
- the LOC128223475 gene encoding uncharacterized protein LOC128223475 encodes MESKDSKLIKKTGRKTPKYCCICKGIYRGKVIDGRKVSLHRFPQNKRLKRVWVQRCKTVMRSFQWNEHRRLCSEHFVGFRGPSFQHTLPSMFPTETGATKTFQPTLLDEDVGDDDDGDTVNDDLDLELSNDDSIQPQLSFVSPSGHAIDTSVHLHDYCMGPVLQPQNQSFRCCDTQTENNCAVMEVQTEESFLGKTADFSSQTEHSTRDFGVQCQLPMLTYDDVKYNDDLVSFYTGIPNRVVFEALFDEIKDEAEVRTSRRKLNYKDSDGGRPRTLSVLDEFFMVLMRLRLGLLFEDLGTRFCISTSQCSDIVERWINYLHVQLSFLVQWPSREVVKNNMPEQFKEKYSNTRIIIDCTEIYSETSSSLSLKSLMYSDYKSHMTHKILVGISPNGVVTFVSDCWVGCTSDKKLTEKCGLLDLLEEGDAIMVDKGFTITDLTTPRGIHLIIPPFKQKGKQFSKREVLLTKDIASLRIHVERFDKNG; translated from the exons ATGGAAAGTAAAGATTCAAAACTAATAAAGAAAACGGGCAGGAAAACCCCTAAGTACTGTTGTATTTGTAAAGGAATTTACAGAGGAAAGGTTATTGATGGGAGAAAAGTGTCATTGCACCGTTTTCCTCAGAACAAACGTTTAAAACGTGTGTGGGTGCAGCGATGTAAAACGGTCATGAGATCGTTCCAGTGGAATGAACACAGACGATTGTGTAGTGAGCATTTTGTTGGCTTCAGAGGACCTTCATTCCAGCATACACTTCCATCTATGTTTCCAACTGAGACTGGTGCTACCAAAACCTTCCAGCcaacg CTCCTTGATGAAGAcgtaggtgatgatgatgatggtgatacggtCAATGACGATTTAGACCTAGAACTGTCAAATGATGATAGTATACAGCCACAACTGTCATTTGTATCCCCTTCCGGGCATGCCATTGATACCTCTGTCCACCTGCATGATTACTGCATGGGACCAGTACTACAGCCACAGAATCAGTCCTTTag atGTTGTGACACACAGACTGAGAACAACTGTGCAGTGATGGAAGTACAAACTGAAGAAAGTTTCCTGGGAAAAACAGCAGACTTCAGTTCACAAACAGAACATTCTACTAGAGACTTTGGTGTACAATGTCAGCTACCTATGCTCACATATGATGACGTAAAATACAATGACGATTTGGTCAGTTTTTACACCGGAATCCCTAATCGAGTTGTGTTTGAAGCtttgtttgatgaaatcaaGGATGAAGCTGAAGTGCGGACATCAAGGCGGAAACTTAACTATAAAGATTCAGATGGAGGACGGCCAAGAACTCTAAGTGTTCTGGATGAATTTTTCATGGTGCTGATGCGCCTACGTCTAGGTCTGTTATTTGAAGATCTAGGTACTAGGTTTTGCATATCCACTTCACAATGTAGTGACATTGTTGAAAGATGGATcaactatttacatgtacaattatcctTTCTTGTTCAATGGCCATCTCGTGAGGTAGTgaaaaataacatgcctgaacaatttaaagagaaatattctAACACTAGAATTATTATCGACTGCACTGAAATTTACAGTGAAACATCCAGTTctctttctttgaaaagtttaatgtaCAGTGATTACAAGTCTCACATGACTCATAAGATTTTGGTGGGTATAAGCCCAAATGGTGTTGTAACTTTTGTTTCTGACTGTTGGGTGGGCTGTACCAGTGACAAGAAACTCACAGAAAAATGTGGACTCTTGGACTTGCTTGAAGAAGGAGACGCCATAATGGTTGATAAGGGTTTCACTATTACAGACCTTACTACTCCAAGAGGCATTCATCTCATTATTCCACCATTTAAacagaaaggaaaacaattctCTAAACGTGAGGTTCTCCTTACAAAAGATATTGCAAGTTTACGAATACATGTTGAAAG gtttgacaaaaatggataa